The Lactuca sativa cultivar Salinas chromosome 2, Lsat_Salinas_v11, whole genome shotgun sequence genome includes a window with the following:
- the LOC111897487 gene encoding mitochondrial fission 1 protein A isoform X4 has product MEAKIGRFFESVGDFFSGSDQIPWCDSDIVVGCEREVNEAEKGSKDELKHECHMRLSWALVHSRRPEDVQRGIAMLEASLVDTNSPLQTREKMYLLAVGYYRSGDYSKSRQLVDRCLEIAPNWMQALNLKRTIEDHIKKDGVIGIGIAATTIGVVFGGIVAAMVRR; this is encoded by the exons ATGGAAGCGAAGATCGGAAGGTTCTTTGAGTCCGTAGGCGACTTCTTCTCAGGCAGTGATCAGATTCCTTGGTGCGATTCCGACATTGTCGTT GGTTGTGAACGTGAGGTTAATGAAGCTGAAAAAGGTTCTAAAGATGAACTAAAACATGAGTGTCACATGCGTTTATCATGGGCTCTTGTTCATTCAAGGAGACCTGAAGATGTACAACGTGGGATAGCAATGCTTGAAG CTTCATTGGTGGATACTAATAGCCCGTTACAAACAAGAGAAAAGATGTATCTACTTGCTGTTGGATATTATAGAAGTGGTGATTACTCTAAAAGCAGACAACTTGTTGATCGCTGCTTGGAg ATAGCACCCAACTGGATGCAGGCATTGAATCTGAAAAGAACAATTGAAGACCATATTAAAAAAG ATGGTGTAATTGGCATAGGCATTGCTGCAACCACCATCGGGGTTGTGTTTGGTGGAATTGTGGCGGCAATGGTTCGCAGGTAG
- the LOC111897487 gene encoding mitochondrial fission 1 protein A isoform X1, whose product MEAKIGRFFESVGDFFSGSDQIPWCDSDIVVFIKQGCEREVNEAEKGSKDELKHECHMRLSWALVHSRRPEDVQRGIAMLEASLVDTNSPLQTREKMYLLAVGYYRSGDYSKSRQLVDRCLEIAPNWMQALNLKRTIEDHIKKDGVIGIGIAATTIGVVFGGIVAAMVRRGRLLEYTFIALSKSQNRILKHFA is encoded by the exons ATGGAAGCGAAGATCGGAAGGTTCTTTGAGTCCGTAGGCGACTTCTTCTCAGGCAGTGATCAGATTCCTTGGTGCGATTCCGACATTGTCGTT TTTATAAAACAGGGTTGTGAACGTGAGGTTAATGAAGCTGAAAAAGGTTCTAAAGATGAACTAAAACATGAGTGTCACATGCGTTTATCATGGGCTCTTGTTCATTCAAGGAGACCTGAAGATGTACAACGTGGGATAGCAATGCTTGAAG CTTCATTGGTGGATACTAATAGCCCGTTACAAACAAGAGAAAAGATGTATCTACTTGCTGTTGGATATTATAGAAGTGGTGATTACTCTAAAAGCAGACAACTTGTTGATCGCTGCTTGGAg ATAGCACCCAACTGGATGCAGGCATTGAATCTGAAAAGAACAATTGAAGACCATATTAAAAAAG ATGGTGTAATTGGCATAGGCATTGCTGCAACCACCATCGGGGTTGTGTTTGGTGGAATTGTGGCGGCAATGGTTCGCAG agGTAGACTGCTGGAATATACATTTATAGCACTTTCGAAATCTCAAAATAGAATCTTGAAACACTTTGcctaa
- the LOC111897487 gene encoding mitochondrial fission 1 protein A isoform X2 yields the protein MEAKIGRFFESVGDFFSGSDQIPWCDSDIVVGCEREVNEAEKGSKDELKHECHMRLSWALVHSRRPEDVQRGIAMLEASLVDTNSPLQTREKMYLLAVGYYRSGDYSKSRQLVDRCLEIAPNWMQALNLKRTIEDHIKKDGVIGIGIAATTIGVVFGGIVAAMVRRGRLLEYTFIALSKSQNRILKHFA from the exons ATGGAAGCGAAGATCGGAAGGTTCTTTGAGTCCGTAGGCGACTTCTTCTCAGGCAGTGATCAGATTCCTTGGTGCGATTCCGACATTGTCGTT GGTTGTGAACGTGAGGTTAATGAAGCTGAAAAAGGTTCTAAAGATGAACTAAAACATGAGTGTCACATGCGTTTATCATGGGCTCTTGTTCATTCAAGGAGACCTGAAGATGTACAACGTGGGATAGCAATGCTTGAAG CTTCATTGGTGGATACTAATAGCCCGTTACAAACAAGAGAAAAGATGTATCTACTTGCTGTTGGATATTATAGAAGTGGTGATTACTCTAAAAGCAGACAACTTGTTGATCGCTGCTTGGAg ATAGCACCCAACTGGATGCAGGCATTGAATCTGAAAAGAACAATTGAAGACCATATTAAAAAAG ATGGTGTAATTGGCATAGGCATTGCTGCAACCACCATCGGGGTTGTGTTTGGTGGAATTGTGGCGGCAATGGTTCGCAG agGTAGACTGCTGGAATATACATTTATAGCACTTTCGAAATCTCAAAATAGAATCTTGAAACACTTTGcctaa
- the LOC111897487 gene encoding mitochondrial fission 1 protein A isoform X3: MEAKIGRFFESVGDFFSGSDQIPWCDSDIVVFIKQGCEREVNEAEKGSKDELKHECHMRLSWALVHSRRPEDVQRGIAMLEASLVDTNSPLQTREKMYLLAVGYYRSGDYSKSRQLVDRCLEIAPNWMQALNLKRTIEDHIKKDGVIGIGIAATTIGVVFGGIVAAMVRRR, translated from the exons ATGGAAGCGAAGATCGGAAGGTTCTTTGAGTCCGTAGGCGACTTCTTCTCAGGCAGTGATCAGATTCCTTGGTGCGATTCCGACATTGTCGTT TTTATAAAACAGGGTTGTGAACGTGAGGTTAATGAAGCTGAAAAAGGTTCTAAAGATGAACTAAAACATGAGTGTCACATGCGTTTATCATGGGCTCTTGTTCATTCAAGGAGACCTGAAGATGTACAACGTGGGATAGCAATGCTTGAAG CTTCATTGGTGGATACTAATAGCCCGTTACAAACAAGAGAAAAGATGTATCTACTTGCTGTTGGATATTATAGAAGTGGTGATTACTCTAAAAGCAGACAACTTGTTGATCGCTGCTTGGAg ATAGCACCCAACTGGATGCAGGCATTGAATCTGAAAAGAACAATTGAAGACCATATTAAAAAAG ATGGTGTAATTGGCATAGGCATTGCTGCAACCACCATCGGGGTTGTGTTTGGTGGAATTGTGGCGGCAATGGTTCGCAG GAGATGA
- the LOC111897486 gene encoding pentatricopeptide repeat-containing protein At1g08070, chloroplastic, whose product MSLTLSLKTFDHRYPLKMEIFAKMENVITPSSSSSSIALTHETDSRNSSIIHKLESCKSFKELKQIHSYIIKTSPTLPHQTQQLVYTTIISICASTSNHVPDITYIHSLFNKLENPTIDLYNIVIRSFSHSNENPLFALLFYSDLLAKGLIGDSFTYPYVLKSCKLSYAFREGEQIHSHVVKNGFVLNLYVVNTLMSFYGACGVMESAQKVFDESPERDLVTWTTLIQGYVKRGCLEKGMQVFYEMCEAGVIADEMTMVILISSCAKLRDINLGIKLHQYIYDNDLNFDVYICNALVDMYLKCGNPTLAINLFNKMPMKNIVSWNSIILGLIQQGKFKIAMNVFKKMQSQKVKPDNITLVGVLNCCANLGTLKQGKWVHSYINKNGIKIDGFIGNALLDMYTKCGDIKKATYVFNNMKHKDVYTYTNMILGFAIHGEGQKALKLFSEMPKIGITPNDVTYLAVLMACAHCGFVKEGLKHFVNMLKVHNIKPQKEHYGCMVDLLGRAGLLSEAEDFIRNMNIEPDGLIYGALLAACGTHKNVEIGKRVMEKVDKMMDKDKDGAFILMSNLYSSENRFRDAFKLRKIMKERKIKKSPGCSSIEVDDVAYEFRKGDKSHQQTKEIYMLLDIMGKHLKNNDQIRI is encoded by the coding sequence ATGTCGCTCACTTTATCTTTGAAAACCTTTGATCATCGTTATCCACTGAAAATGGAAATCTTCGCTAAAATGGAAAATGTCATTAcaccttcatcttcatcttcctccatCGCACTTACCCATGAAACCGATTCCAGAAACTCCTCAATTATCCACAAACTTGAATCCTGTAAATCCTTTAAAGAACTCAAACAAATCCATTCCTACATCATCAAAACATCTCCAACATTACCACACCAAACCCAACAATTGGTGTACACCACAATCATCTCTATCTGTGCTAGCACATCAAACCACGTTCCTGATATCACCTACATCCACTCTCTTTTCAACAAACTCGAGAACCCAACAATCGATCTCTATAACATCGTCATAAGATCATTCAGTCATTCGAATGAAAACCCTCTGTTCGCATTGTTGTTTTACAGTGATTTGCTTGCGAAAGGCTTGATTGGGGATAGTTTTACCTACCCTTATGTCCTGAAGTCGTGCAAGCTTTCTTACGCGTTCAGAGAAGGCGAACAGATACATTCACACGTGGTTAAAAACGGGTTTGTGTTGAATTTATATGTTGTGAACACGTTGATGAGTTTTTATGGTGCTTGTGGTGTTATGGAAAGCGCCCAGAAGGTGTTCGATGAAAGTCCTGAAAGAGATTTAGTGACTTGGACCACGTTGATTCAAGGCTATGTGAAAAGGGGTTGTTTAGAAAAAGGAATGCAAGTGTTCTATGAGATGTGTGAAGCAGGTGTTATAGCAGATGAGATGACAATGGTGATCTTGATTTCATCATGTGCAAAGTTGAGAGACATTAATCTTGGTATAAAACTGCATCAATATATCTATGATAATGATCTGAATTTCGATGTTTACATATGTAATGCTTTAGTTGATATGTATCTCAAATGTGGTAATCCAACTTTAGCCATTAATCTCTTCAACAAAATGCCTATGAAAAACATTGTTTCTTGGAACTCGATAATACTAGGATTAATTCAACAAGGAAAGTTCAAGATTGCAATGAATGTTTTCAAAAAGatgcaaagtcaaaaagtcaaacctGACAATATCACTCTAGTTGGTGTTCTCAATTGTTGTGCTAATTTAGGAACACTCAAACAAGGTAAATGGGTACATTCTTACATAAACAAAAACGGGATTAAAATAGATGGATTTATAGGAAACGCACTTTTAGATATGTATACAAAATGTGGAGACATAAAGAAAGCCACTTATGTTTTCAATAATatgaaacataaagatgtttataCATACACAAACATGATACTTGGGTTTGCAATACATGGTGAAGGACAAAAGGCACTAAAACTTTTCTCTGAGATGCCTAAAATAGGAATAACACCAAATGATGTAACATATTTAGCTGTTCTAATGGCTTGTGCACATTGTGGATTTGTAAAAGAAGGattaaaacattttgtaaacatgtTAAAAGTCCACAATATTAAACCTCAAAAAGAGCATTATGGGTGTATGGTTGACCTTTTAGGTCGTGCTGGATTGTTAAGTGAAGCTGAGGATTTTATACGAAATATGAATATAGAACCTGATGGTTTGATTTATGGGGCATTACTAGCGGCTTGTGGGACCCACAAGAATGTTGAGATTGGAAAAAGGGTGATGGAAAAAGTAGATAAGATGATGGATAAAGATAAAGATGGTGCTTTTATACTTATGTCGAATTTGTATTCATCTGAAAACAGATTTAGGGATGCGTTTAAGTTGAGAAAGATTATGAAAGAAAGGAAGATCAAGAAGAGTCCAGGTTGTAGTTCGATTGAAGTTGATGACGTGGCATATGAATTTAGAAAAGGGGATAAATCCCACCAACAAACGAAAGAGATATATATGTTGCTTGATATAATGGGAAAACATTTAAAGAATAATGACCAGATAAGAATCTAA